The Paraphotobacterium marinum genome contains a region encoding:
- a CDS encoding helical backbone metal receptor has translation MIRIIISFSIIICLNCYGESFFVAKRVISLSPHLTELAYSAGMGQNLVGVSSYSDYPKQASFIPVVANYNGINIEKVLRLKPDLILAWSGGNSPKQIEQLKKFGIKILYSDPKNINDIIDTVKELSHYVKNKRVAYKNIESFQEKLQKIRSKYPTLHHFRYFYQMSSTNLITSSGKSWPNAIFSFCGGTNIINEVKDSYPVVNKELVIQKKPNIIFSVQSKEDILSYWSNWKDIPAIKNKNIIKVNSNILSRPTFRILTQIKYICKKVQESSLA, from the coding sequence ATGATACGTATTATTATTTCTTTCTCTATAATAATTTGTTTAAATTGTTATGGAGAAAGTTTCTTTGTCGCAAAGCGTGTTATTAGTTTATCACCACATTTAACTGAGCTAGCTTACTCTGCTGGAATGGGACAAAACTTAGTTGGTGTTAGTAGCTATAGTGATTATCCAAAACAAGCCAGCTTCATTCCTGTTGTAGCAAACTACAATGGAATAAATATCGAGAAAGTCTTAAGACTAAAACCTGACTTAATTCTTGCTTGGAGTGGAGGTAATTCCCCTAAACAAATTGAGCAACTTAAAAAATTTGGTATAAAAATTTTATATTCAGATCCTAAGAATATTAATGATATAATTGATACTGTAAAAGAACTCAGTCATTACGTCAAAAACAAAAGAGTTGCTTATAAAAATATAGAATCGTTCCAAGAAAAGCTACAGAAAATTAGGAGTAAATATCCTACCCTACATCATTTTAGATACTTTTATCAAATGTCTTCAACAAACTTGATAACATCTAGTGGAAAAAGCTGGCCAAATGCTATATTTTCTTTTTGTGGTGGCACAAATATTATTAATGAAGTAAAAGATAGTTATCCTGTGGTCAATAAAGAGTTGGTTATTCAAAAAAAGCCAAATATTATTTTTTCTGTGCAATCCAAAGAAGATATCTTGTCCTATTGGAGTAATTGGAAAGATATACCTGCAATAAAAAATAAAAATATAATTAAAGTTAACAGTAATATTTTATCTAGGCCAACATTTAGAATATTAACCCAAATAAAATATATCTGTAAAAAAGTACAAGAATCTAGTTTAGCTTAA
- the hemL gene encoding glutamate-1-semialdehyde 2,1-aminomutase, translating to MNNSEKCFQQAKLSIPGGVNSPVRSFSSVKRNPLFIDSAKGAYVFDIDGNEYIDYVGSWGPMILGHNHPKIQEAVINATNKGLSFGAPTKPEITMAELIKKHISSIDKVRMVNSGTEATMSAIRLARGYTGKSKIIKFEGCYHGHVDSLLVKAGSGALTFGKPSSAGIPDDTTKDTLVCQFNDIKSVEQAIKNNENEIAALIIEPVAGNMNCILPKDNFLKKIRELCNLNKIILIFDEVMTGFRVNYKSAQGYYDVQPDLTCLGKIIGGGLPAAAFGGKSEIMDMLAPNGPVYQAGTLSGNPIAMAAGTACLQTLMNEKNFKDLDHKSKSLTSGLLTVANDYKVPFKTSQIGGMFGLFFTNQESISTFKDVNQCNQEHFLKFFNEMLDQGIYLAPSSFEAGFISLAHTQDLIEQTINASETAFKEIAKVI from the coding sequence ATGAACAATTCAGAAAAGTGCTTTCAACAAGCAAAATTATCCATACCTGGTGGTGTAAATTCACCTGTTCGTTCATTTAGTAGCGTAAAAAGAAATCCACTTTTCATTGATTCCGCTAAAGGTGCTTATGTATTCGACATCGATGGCAATGAGTATATAGATTATGTTGGTTCCTGGGGACCTATGATTTTGGGTCATAACCATCCCAAAATACAAGAGGCAGTTATCAACGCAACAAATAAGGGTTTAAGTTTTGGTGCCCCCACTAAGCCAGAAATAACAATGGCTGAATTAATCAAAAAACATATATCTTCGATTGATAAGGTTCGAATGGTTAACTCAGGTACTGAAGCCACTATGAGCGCTATTCGTTTAGCTCGAGGATATACAGGCAAGAGCAAAATTATTAAATTTGAAGGCTGTTATCATGGCCATGTAGATAGTCTTTTGGTTAAGGCTGGTTCGGGTGCTTTAACTTTTGGAAAACCAAGCTCTGCCGGCATCCCAGATGATACAACTAAAGATACGTTAGTGTGTCAATTTAATGACATTAAATCTGTAGAACAAGCTATAAAAAATAATGAGAATGAAATTGCTGCCCTAATTATTGAGCCAGTTGCTGGAAATATGAACTGTATTTTACCAAAAGATAATTTCCTCAAGAAAATCAGAGAATTATGTAATCTTAATAAGATTATCTTGATTTTTGATGAAGTAATGACTGGGTTTAGAGTTAATTATAAAAGTGCACAAGGATATTATGATGTTCAACCAGACTTAACTTGTTTAGGAAAAATTATCGGAGGTGGTTTACCTGCCGCAGCTTTTGGTGGCAAAAGTGAAATCATGGATATGTTAGCCCCTAATGGTCCTGTTTATCAAGCGGGAACTTTGTCTGGTAATCCTATAGCAATGGCTGCGGGAACAGCTTGCTTACAAACATTAATGAATGAAAAAAATTTTAAGGACTTAGATCATAAATCAAAATCTTTGACATCAGGATTACTAACAGTAGCAAATGATTATAAGGTGCCTTTTAAAACATCTCAAATCGGTGGTATGTTTGGTTTATTTTTTACAAATCAAGAATCTATTTCTACATTTAAAGATGTTAATCAATGTAATCAAGAACATTTTTTGAAGTTTTTTAATGAGATGTTAGATCAAGGTATCTATCTTGCGCCTTCTTCCTTTGAGGCTGGTTTTATTTCATTAGCTCATACTCAAGATTTAATTGAACAAACTATTAATGCATCAGAAACTGCTTTTAAAGAAATAGCTAAAGTTATATAA
- a CDS encoding AI-2E family transporter — protein sequence MNKQKKFQMETKHWVLIILLLISITACYYLVLPYINAIIFAFILSLLCFPLHQKINKLFKNKPNISAVITCSIITFILVIPFLFIFMAVVNQGSAFTDSSYKWLSSGGPKSLLNHPYAQKIIDYINHSVPFLNINIQTIIHKITEVASQLGSMLLNFSAKILSDATSFFINFFLMLFVLFFMLRDNNKVIDTLRHLIPLTRSQEDELLNEITKVSKSAILGSFLTALAQGFFGGVAMYIVGFPGFFWGTVMAFTSFIPLIGTALVWIPASLYLLFLGDWQWSLFLAIWSILIVGSIDNFLRPILMKGGNAGMNTILIFFSIMGGIQLLGLIGILYGPIIFSITIVLFKLYKIEFKTFLDHQDKN from the coding sequence ATGAATAAACAAAAAAAATTCCAAATGGAAACAAAACACTGGGTTTTAATCATACTTTTATTGATAAGTATAACCGCTTGCTATTATTTGGTCTTACCTTATATAAATGCAATTATTTTTGCTTTTATTTTATCGTTATTATGTTTTCCTCTTCATCAAAAAATAAACAAGCTGTTTAAAAATAAGCCTAATATTAGTGCAGTAATTACCTGTTCAATAATAACATTTATTTTAGTAATACCTTTTTTATTTATTTTCATGGCTGTAGTTAATCAAGGCAGTGCTTTCACAGATAGCTCTTATAAATGGCTTTCAAGTGGCGGTCCTAAAAGCTTGTTAAATCATCCTTATGCACAAAAAATAATTGATTACATCAATCACAGTGTACCCTTTTTGAACATTAACATACAAACTATAATTCATAAAATTACTGAAGTTGCATCTCAGCTAGGAAGTATGCTACTAAACTTCAGTGCAAAAATATTAAGTGATGCAACCAGTTTTTTTATTAATTTTTTCTTAATGTTATTTGTTTTATTTTTTATGTTGAGAGATAACAATAAAGTTATTGATACTCTTCGTCACTTAATACCCCTTACAAGAAGTCAAGAGGATGAGTTATTAAATGAAATTACTAAAGTATCAAAGTCAGCAATATTAGGTTCTTTTCTAACAGCTCTAGCGCAAGGTTTTTTTGGTGGGGTCGCTATGTATATTGTTGGTTTTCCTGGTTTTTTCTGGGGAACTGTTATGGCTTTCACATCTTTCATTCCCCTTATTGGAACAGCACTTGTATGGATACCAGCAAGTCTCTATCTTTTATTTTTAGGTGATTGGCAATGGTCATTATTCTTAGCTATTTGGTCAATTTTAATTGTAGGATCTATTGATAATTTTTTGAGACCTATCTTAATGAAAGGTGGTAACGCAGGAATGAATACTATTCTAATATTTTTTTCTATAATGGGAGGTATCCAACTTTTAGGCTTAATTGGCATATTATATGGTCCTATTATATTTTCTATTACGATAGTGTTATTTAAACTATATAAGATTGAGTTTAAAACATTTTTAGATCATCAAGATAAAAATTGA
- the lptG gene encoding LPS export ABC transporter permease LptG, whose translation MIITKYLAKEMFKTQIATLGVFTLILYAWRISFALRDVVAGNLEVSNLFIIVSTYIPNLLEIILPLSLFLGTLISLSRLYSEHEIDIILATGMSKMHIYKAVFILVAVSFLLSAFNSLYLTPSANSVAKKIMNQASSSAGISLLKEGQFNPLGDYTDHSINVYVGDKDGDVLQNIFIAQLSKVGGLKPSITFSKSGILQKNANGTKSLVLWDGHRYSNDDGSLAYRDLKFKKMTYQFAQSVQSNQIDYDDISTIQLFHNKDSQSRNVLIYRFTIPLTIFVLGLYSLPLAYVRPRGSRFQKLPIALIVFMSYFIIVQTLHNSVSDGKISALSYLICHLVFGLVGVLLNLDFKRIFNGFKKMFNLLEKYIAKNIIIMFFFILLTFTGLFCLFTLLPKLSDVGRGSFGYTDAFLTVLYQLPTFIYEMFPYIVLLSCILGLGLLASSSELTIIRVAGYSKLRIAIIVIKTFIPLIILIMAINEFIAPNLQQKEDILKAKKSRSEIVYVNSLPIWSKFGDEYIYMMFDPSTKKIKSIKIWKFNNHKTNKLESITQSNDITYESDRSWLLKNVKIIKGFDSSKLVKEQVDSFSWKSSFTPLVLTVASFSKHDGLSMRDLYKYILYLESTNQSSLNERLTFDKKLFYPANVFIMILLGMAFLFGSFRSGNLGVKLLMGFSLGACFYLANQIIAPLLLQYGVLPIFGVLIPISLFTMFGVYLMLRKH comes from the coding sequence TTTTCTTGGTACCTTAATATCATTAAGTAGACTCTACAGTGAGCATGAAATAGATATAATACTAGCTACAGGAATGAGTAAAATGCATATATACAAAGCTGTATTCATATTAGTAGCCGTATCATTTTTATTATCAGCATTTAATTCATTATATTTAACTCCTAGTGCAAATAGTGTAGCTAAAAAAATCATGAATCAAGCATCTTCATCAGCTGGGATTTCTCTTTTAAAAGAAGGACAATTTAATCCACTAGGTGATTATACGGATCATTCGATTAATGTTTATGTTGGTGATAAAGATGGTGATGTTTTGCAAAATATCTTCATTGCTCAATTAAGCAAAGTTGGTGGTTTGAAACCAAGTATTACATTTTCTAAATCAGGTATATTACAAAAAAATGCCAATGGTACTAAAAGCTTAGTTCTTTGGGATGGACATCGCTATTCAAATGATGATGGTAGTCTTGCATATAGAGATCTGAAATTTAAAAAGATGACATATCAATTTGCTCAAAGCGTCCAATCCAATCAAATCGATTATGATGATATTAGTACTATTCAACTTTTTCATAATAAGGATAGTCAAAGTAGAAATGTGTTAATTTACCGATTTACTATTCCATTAACAATTTTTGTGTTGGGTTTATATAGTTTACCACTTGCATACGTTAGGCCTAGAGGCTCACGTTTCCAAAAATTACCCATTGCTCTGATTGTCTTTATGTCTTATTTCATAATTGTTCAAACTTTACATAATAGCGTATCTGATGGGAAGATTTCCGCTTTGTCATATTTGATTTGTCATCTTGTTTTTGGTCTTGTTGGTGTTTTATTAAACTTAGATTTTAAGCGTATCTTTAATGGATTCAAAAAAATGTTTAATTTATTAGAAAAGTATATAGCAAAAAATATTATCATAATGTTCTTCTTTATACTACTGACTTTTACTGGTCTATTTTGTTTATTTACTCTCTTACCTAAACTTAGTGACGTTGGGCGCGGGTCCTTTGGTTATACCGATGCTTTTTTAACTGTATTGTATCAATTGCCAACTTTTATCTATGAAATGTTTCCCTATATTGTATTGTTAAGTTGTATCTTAGGCTTAGGACTTTTAGCATCTTCTTCTGAATTAACAATTATTCGAGTTGCTGGTTATTCTAAATTAAGAATTGCGATTATTGTTATTAAGACATTTATTCCTCTAATTATATTAATTATGGCGATTAATGAATTTATAGCCCCTAATCTTCAACAAAAAGAAGATATATTAAAAGCTAAAAAATCTCGTTCAGAAATAGTTTATGTCAACAGTTTACCTATTTGGAGTAAGTTCGGAGATGAATATATTTATATGATGTTTGATCCGAGTACAAAGAAAATTAAGAGTATTAAAATTTGGAAATTTAATAACCATAAAACGAATAAATTAGAATCTATTACTCAATCTAATGATATAACTTACGAAAGTGATCGAAGTTGGCTGTTAAAAAATGTAAAAATAATCAAGGGATTTGATAGTTCAAAATTGGTTAAGGAGCAAGTTGATAGTTTTTCTTGGAAATCCTCTTTTACTCCATTAGTTTTAACTGTTGCAAGTTTTTCAAAACATGATGGTTTATCTATGAGGGACTTGTATAAATATATTTTATACTTAGAATCTACCAACCAAAGCTCCTTGAATGAGAGATTGACGTTTGATAAGAAACTTTTTTATCCTGCAAACGTATTTATAATGATCTTATTAGGAATGGCTTTTTTATTTGGTTCATTTAGAAGTGGTAATCTAGGCGTAAAATTACTTATGGGCTTCTCATTAGGAGCTTGTTTTTACTTAGCTAATCAAATTATTGCTCCATTATTGCTTCAGTATGGTGTTTTGCCTATTTTCGGAGTGCTAATTCCGATAAGTTTATTTACTATGTTTGGTGTTTATTTAATGTTAAGAAAACATTAA
- the tyrS gene encoding tyrosine--tRNA ligase, which produces MNDNDISVKLKEIKKGIEELLPEVELINKLKQKKKLVVKLGADPTAPDLHLGHTVVLNKLKLLQDFGYTVKFLIGDFTAMVGDPTGKNVTRPPLTREQVLENAKTYEKQIFKILDPSKTDVVFNSEWLTALGAEGMLRLSSSQTVARMLERDDFKKRYQEGTAISIHEFLYPLLQGYDSVALEADIEIGGTDQKFNLLMGRELQKHNSKEPQVILTMPLLIGLDGVKKMSKSANNYIGIDESPNDMFGKLMSISDELMWQYFDLLSFKSTEEISKLRSAVIAGKNPKDVKVLLAKEIIARFHSEEEADKAELNFIDQFKKGKIPDDIQEFKLNLNLTMPQILKLSNLCQSTSEAMRMIKQGALKIDGEKIASTTASLEKGEYVIQVGKRKFAKVFLS; this is translated from the coding sequence ATGAATGATAATGATATAAGTGTAAAGTTAAAAGAAATTAAAAAAGGCATTGAAGAACTTTTGCCTGAAGTTGAATTAATTAACAAGTTAAAGCAGAAAAAAAAATTAGTCGTAAAACTAGGTGCAGATCCAACGGCACCTGATCTTCATTTGGGTCATACAGTTGTCTTGAATAAATTGAAGTTATTACAGGATTTTGGATATACTGTTAAATTTTTAATTGGTGATTTCACTGCAATGGTTGGAGATCCAACTGGAAAAAATGTTACAAGACCACCGTTAACCAGAGAACAAGTGTTGGAAAATGCCAAGACTTATGAAAAGCAAATTTTTAAAATTCTTGATCCTTCAAAAACAGATGTAGTATTTAACTCTGAGTGGCTTACAGCTTTAGGTGCAGAGGGAATGTTAAGATTATCCTCAAGTCAAACTGTAGCTCGCATGTTAGAGCGTGATGACTTTAAAAAGAGATACCAAGAAGGAACGGCAATAAGTATTCATGAATTTTTATATCCATTACTTCAAGGTTATGACTCTGTAGCACTTGAAGCAGATATTGAAATTGGTGGAACTGATCAAAAATTTAATTTACTAATGGGGCGTGAGCTCCAAAAGCACAACTCTAAGGAACCTCAAGTTATTCTGACCATGCCATTATTGATTGGTTTAGATGGCGTTAAAAAAATGTCTAAATCTGCCAATAACTATATTGGAATTGACGAATCACCTAACGATATGTTTGGTAAGTTGATGTCTATATCAGATGAGTTAATGTGGCAATATTTTGATCTTTTATCATTTAAATCTACAGAAGAAATTTCTAAGTTACGTAGTGCCGTTATAGCAGGGAAAAATCCAAAAGATGTCAAAGTTCTTTTAGCTAAGGAGATTATAGCTAGATTTCACTCAGAAGAGGAAGCTGATAAAGCTGAACTTAACTTTATTGATCAATTTAAAAAAGGAAAAATTCCTGATGACATTCAAGAGTTTAAATTAAATTTGAACTTAACTATGCCGCAAATTTTAAAGTTATCAAATTTGTGTCAGTCTACATCAGAAGCAATGCGAATGATTAAGCAGGGAGCTCTGAAAATTGATGGAGAAAAGATTGCCTCAACAACAGCTTCATTAGAGAAAGGAGAGTATGTTATACAAGTTGGTAAACGAAAATTTGCAAAAGTTTTCTTAAGCTAA
- a CDS encoding methyltransferase — MVIKQQTQKVSTTQKLISRNLSLFKDKNVLVVGAIPDLSFLEINKSINALEVFTTNFCIYKQLSGQNIKATFDHVYKKASSNKIDLIIFYWPKSKKEAEYLMATILNEFSKDVEIFFIGENNSGINSLKKGRDYLSNIKKIDNANRCSLYYSISVSTLKYRQFNINNWFESFSFEKQNTKLKLKSLPGVFSHGKIDIGTNILLKYLSTDLLTATNILDVGCGCGIISLFLKSLYPNAKITAVDISALALKSTEESFRINNFTGEFFPSDVYSEVFENQYDLIVSNPPFHNGLNTFYESAESLIIEAKEKLQGNAQLLIVANSFLPYLELLNNYFKNNAKVVEEKGFSIFKAY; from the coding sequence ATGGTTATAAAACAACAAACACAAAAAGTATCTACAACTCAAAAATTAATTTCAAGAAACTTATCTCTTTTTAAAGACAAAAATGTTTTGGTGGTAGGCGCTATTCCAGATTTGAGCTTTCTAGAAATCAACAAATCTATCAATGCCTTGGAAGTTTTTACAACTAATTTTTGTATATATAAACAATTAAGTGGTCAAAACATTAAAGCGACATTTGATCATGTATACAAAAAAGCTTCTTCTAACAAAATAGATTTGATAATTTTTTATTGGCCTAAATCAAAAAAAGAAGCTGAATATTTAATGGCAACTATTTTAAATGAGTTCAGTAAAGATGTGGAAATATTTTTTATCGGTGAAAATAATAGTGGTATAAACAGCCTTAAAAAAGGGAGAGACTATTTATCAAATATAAAAAAAATTGATAATGCTAATCGCTGCTCACTATATTATTCGATATCAGTTTCTACTCTAAAATATAGACAATTTAATATAAATAATTGGTTTGAGAGCTTTTCTTTTGAAAAGCAGAATACCAAACTTAAACTAAAGTCTTTACCTGGAGTTTTTTCACATGGTAAAATTGATATTGGAACAAATATTTTATTAAAGTATTTAAGTACTGATCTTTTGACGGCAACAAATATTTTAGATGTTGGCTGTGGTTGCGGCATAATTAGTTTATTTTTAAAAAGCCTTTACCCTAATGCAAAGATAACAGCAGTTGATATAAGTGCTTTAGCGTTAAAATCAACAGAAGAAAGCTTTAGGATAAATAATTTCACTGGAGAGTTTTTTCCTAGTGATGTATATTCCGAAGTTTTTGAAAACCAATATGATTTGATTGTAAGTAACCCTCCCTTCCACAATGGATTAAATACTTTTTATGAATCTGCAGAAAGCCTAATTATTGAAGCAAAAGAAAAACTTCAAGGCAATGCTCAGTTGCTAATAGTCGCTAATAGTTTTCTTCCATATTTAGAACTATTAAATAACTATTTTAAAAACAATGCTAAAGTCGTTGAAGAAAAAGGGTTTTCAATATTCAAAGCTTATTAG
- a CDS encoding RDD family protein — MKNKITLFYKLIIAFVYDLILITSLICFFTFVYLIILNNFINISQNIEISNVIKNNLFLNFILYSIIIITPVTYYLIFMIKRRQTIGMRAFNLYLKHQKNDRKITIIHLMTRLIFSIFNCGVLLILFTKKNLSLQDKLSNTKIIENEIT; from the coding sequence ATGAAAAACAAAATCACTTTATTTTATAAATTAATCATCGCATTTGTATATGACTTAATATTAATTACATCGCTTATTTGTTTTTTCACTTTTGTTTATTTAATAATATTAAATAATTTTATTAACATATCCCAAAATATTGAAATAAGTAATGTTATAAAAAACAATCTGTTTTTAAATTTTATCTTATATTCAATAATAATTATTACACCCGTAACTTATTATCTGATTTTCATGATAAAAAGAAGGCAAACAATCGGAATGCGCGCTTTTAATTTATATCTCAAACATCAAAAAAATGATCGAAAAATAACAATTATTCATTTGATGACAAGACTTATATTTTCAATATTTAATTGTGGTGTTTTATTAATTTTATTTACAAAAAAGAATTTATCTTTACAAGATAAGCTCTCAAATACAAAAATCATCGAAAATGAAATTACATAA
- the clcA gene encoding H(+)/Cl(-) exchange transporter ClcA, whose protein sequence is MITDESNELNNNNRNQPSRLVRRFFSVRKIPLSTLLLSCLTGLLTGFAATAFQLIIGWLTQYRVNSFDVSVQNFFLISVLSFLISFVLAYFSYWLVFKFAPEASGSGIPEIEGALDDIRPVRWWRVLPVKFLGGIAALGSGMVLGREGPTVQIGGNIGCMLFDLFRLKDKDVRHALIASGSAGGLAAAFNAPLAGIMFVIEEMRPQFRYSFISIKGVTISVVVAVIVLNYFRGPSAEIIIPDNITPPVQSLWLFLLLGCLFGVFGVFFNKLVTLFQNVFSSIQNKYPKYYMYIVSTMGGCFGIFLFYFPEITRGGIEIIPSLTSGIHGIAFLFILFALRLIVTLLCFGSGAPGGIFAPMLALGTLFGMCFGIVAVYLFPTFNLSPSVFAIAGMGALFAATVRAPMTGVLLVIELTHHYNIILPLIITTLGATMLAQALGGKPIYSMLLKRKIEQEKERQSST, encoded by the coding sequence ATGATAACAGATGAATCAAATGAATTAAATAACAATAATAGAAATCAACCTAGTAGACTTGTAAGGAGGTTTTTTTCGGTTAGGAAAATTCCATTGTCTACACTTTTGTTATCATGTTTAACAGGTCTGCTTACTGGATTTGCAGCAACTGCATTTCAGTTAATAATAGGTTGGTTAACTCAATATAGAGTAAATTCATTTGATGTGAGCGTCCAAAACTTTTTTCTTATCAGTGTATTATCCTTTTTGATAAGCTTTGTTTTGGCTTATTTTAGCTATTGGTTAGTTTTCAAGTTCGCACCTGAAGCATCAGGATCAGGTATCCCTGAAATAGAAGGAGCTCTTGATGATATAAGGCCTGTGAGGTGGTGGCGTGTATTGCCAGTTAAATTTTTAGGTGGTATAGCTGCATTGGGTTCTGGGATGGTCTTAGGTAGAGAAGGTCCCACAGTTCAAATTGGTGGAAATATTGGTTGTATGCTCTTTGACTTATTTCGATTAAAAGATAAAGATGTAAGACATGCCTTAATAGCATCAGGCTCAGCTGGCGGACTAGCTGCTGCTTTTAATGCGCCCCTAGCAGGTATTATGTTTGTAATTGAAGAAATGAGGCCTCAATTCAGATATAGTTTTATTTCTATTAAAGGAGTAACAATATCTGTAGTCGTTGCGGTTATAGTTTTAAATTATTTTAGAGGACCTTCTGCGGAAATTATCATTCCTGATAATATAACACCACCCGTTCAGTCTTTGTGGCTTTTTTTATTGTTAGGTTGTTTGTTTGGTGTTTTTGGCGTTTTTTTTAATAAACTTGTAACATTATTTCAAAATGTTTTTTCAAGTATTCAAAATAAATATCCTAAATATTATATGTACATTGTATCTACAATGGGGGGATGTTTTGGAATTTTTCTTTTTTATTTTCCTGAAATAACAAGAGGGGGTATTGAAATTATCCCAAGTTTAACTTCTGGAATTCATGGAATAGCATTTTTGTTTATTTTATTCGCCTTGAGACTTATTGTAACTCTTTTATGCTTCGGCTCAGGAGCACCTGGAGGCATTTTTGCACCAATGTTAGCTTTAGGAACTTTATTTGGCATGTGTTTTGGTATTGTTGCCGTTTATTTATTTCCCACATTCAATTTGTCTCCTAGTGTTTTTGCAATAGCTGGGATGGGAGCTCTTTTTGCCGCAACAGTTAGAGCGCCAATGACGGGAGTTCTTCTAGTCATTGAGCTCACGCACCATTACAATATAATTCTACCTCTCATCATCACTACTTTGGGTGCGACAATGTTAGCACAAGCGTTGGGTGGTAAACCTATTTACTCGATGTTACTCAAAAGAAAAATTGAGCAAGAAAAAGAGAGACAATCAAGTACTTAA
- the erpA gene encoding iron-sulfur cluster insertion protein ErpA produces MSSSELPINFSDKAASRVKVLIEEEENNNLMLRVFITGGGCSGFQYGFTFDESENEGDIKILNNGVTLIIDPMSLQYLVGGTVDYTEGLEGSRFFVDNPNATTTCGCGASFSI; encoded by the coding sequence ATGTCTTCAAGTGAATTACCTATTAACTTTTCTGACAAAGCCGCTAGTAGAGTAAAAGTACTCATCGAAGAAGAAGAAAATAACAATCTAATGTTGAGAGTTTTTATAACTGGTGGTGGCTGTAGTGGGTTTCAATATGGCTTTACTTTTGATGAATCCGAAAATGAGGGTGATATTAAAATACTGAACAATGGAGTAACTCTTATTATTGACCCGATGAGTTTACAATATTTAGTGGGTGGAACAGTAGATTATACTGAGGGTCTTGAAGGCTCTAGATTTTTTGTTGATAATCCCAACGCAACAACAACATGTGGCTGTGGTGCTTCTTTTAGTATTTAA